The Flavobacterium sp. CBA20B-1 genome includes the window AATAGTAAAATTATGGGAATTAATAAAGTATAAATATAAAACATATTTTTTTTTTAATCTACAATTATTTTAAATCATCTCCATTGAGATATTTTAAAATATTCGATGTTACTTCGTTCCATGATTTAGCTTGTTGTTCTCTTGAATAGGTTTCGGGAGCTAACCCCATATCTACTTCAGAGCAACTATTAATAGTAAATCTAATATCTCCATCATTATTATAAAGCCTAAAGGTAATTACACCTTTCTCCATATGTCCTTCCATTGTGACAAAAGTTGCAGACATATAATTATTCGACTCCTCCATACCTGCAACCTTCACATATCCATTATTAAATGGCCCCCGCTGCCGCACGAATCCTTTCGTGTGGTCATTCTTTAAAAACCAAACATTCTGAAAACAACAATATCATCAAGCAGACCTTTTTCATCAAAATAATCTACCGCACTACTGTATCGGGAAAGCTTACTCAAAGCTTTGCCTCGTGAATCAAGATGATCTTTGTATTGATAAACGTAAAGATACGAATTTGTTCCGTTTGGTTTTACATAACCTTCAGCATGCGAGATAGCCTTATAAAACCCGAAACTATTAAATATGCAACAGCAGTAAAGTGTTTTAATAGTAAAACAGCCTCAATACGTTTGTAAAGAGGCTGTTTGTTTATAGATTACAATTAGTCTAAAATCCAATCTCCTAATCCAAGTGATTCAATTCTAAAAAGATATAAAATCAAAAATAAAACAGATATATAAATTAATAAATACTTTACTTTATAAGATATCTTTTTATCAATTAAAAAGAAAAAAATAGGCAACAAAATTAACGAAATAACTAACAAAAACCAGCTTAATATATATATAAAATAGATAAATTCAAAATTTTTAGGATCTGGACTACCATATGTAGGAAATCTACCTACAGAAAAGTAAGCTCTAAAAAAAAGAATTAAAAAAAGAACTAAATTGATTGTTGGTGCAAACGCAAAAATTTTAAAATATAACTGTATTCTTTTCATAATTATTAATATTAATGGATAAGCGTATTAAAAAGATTGTCCCAACCATAATCACCTGATTTATGCAAGCTCTTTAAAAAACTATGATTAATTTGTTGATAATCGGACTTATTTAGTGTTTTGTACATTAAATCTTGTATAATTGATTTTCTATAAGAAACTCCTTTATCTGTTGCAACTGGAGACATAAAATCAGAAACTTTAACAATAATTCCTAATTCTTTTGATGCAAATCCATCAATTCTTCCAACATAAATCTGACCTGGTTTAATCAAAATAGCTTCATTACTATTTTCAGGCTTAATGTAGTAATCATATGAACTCAAATTTTCAAAATAAAAATATGGTCCCACAAAAGCCACTCCTCTATTAGAAGAAACTTCATTTACATTTTTAACATTTTTTTTGTTTCCACCACCATTACCGTTTCCACCGCCATCACCATTTCCATCACCACCACCATTTGTTTCGTCCGGTGATAAAACGAATGCTAACATCGTTCGTACAATATCAGCAGCATTTTTATCATAGTACGTATCTACAATCTGGCCATCTTCTAATGTATAAGAGGTTACACCATCACCTGACATATTCCATAAACTATTGATAAGTGTAGTAGCATCCGCTCCACTCGGGTCGCTCCAATACACTGGGTTATTATCAAACGCACTATATGGTGAATAGTCGTGATGCACAACAGGATCTTGAACTAACCAACGCCCGATAGCGGGATCTAACTGACGAAGATCCATTTCATAAATGTTTAGTCCAAAACTGTCTTCGTACTCTTTACCGTTTAACTTATAAGCTTCTGCTTCTTCACTGCGACAACTATTGGCAATATCGTTATACCCTTGGTGCTGTAACCCAAACACCAACAATTATCTCTTTTCAAAACCGCCTCAATACGTTTGTAAAGAGGCTGTTGTTTTTAATTACCGCTGTACTCAATTGTCCAATTTAAACTATCTAAATCGTCGATATCTAAAGTGTATTTTTTGTTATAAATATTACTTGCATGTATACGCTCCCAGCCATATTTATCAACACTATCTTTTACTATAACATAAAAATGTAATTTTTTATCTTTTGCAGAATTGATATACCTTTTCCATTCTCTTGGGCGTCTTGATATCTCAGTAATGCTGTCTTTAATAATCTCACCACTCATAAATAACCCTGTTATATCAATAGAAGATAGTTCTTCACCTTTTTTTAATCGTTGCTTAATTCTATATTTTTCAATATTAAACATTTGGTCTTCTATTGTCATACTATAATAGACAGAGTTCATTGAATTATTTTCAAATATAATTTGTCTATTATCATATCCTTCACATTTAATCATTAATAATGTAATTAAAAGTAAACTTAGAGCATTGACTGTATATATTAGTTTTTTCATGGTTTATAATCTGGATGTTTTATAAATAAATTTAATAATGAATTTAAGTGTTGTTCATTAACATATTTAGGATTGACTTTATTGTCCTCTAAAAATGGTTCAGGTCTACCAAAAAAATAGTATGCAAGAGTACTACCCTGTATTTCACTCCAATGTTTTTGATGACCTTCATAATCAGTTTGCCAATAATCAACCATACTCGCTATTGCAACAAATATATATTGAAACTCACCTCCGTATTTTGCTTGTAAATAGTGTCCGTATTCATGCATTAAAAGATATCCATCATCTGTATATAATGTTCCACTCCTTCTAAACCTGTCCCAAGTACCTCTATAAATATTAAGCGCACCTAATGCATATGATGCAGCACCATAGTTTGTATCCATTATATTAACAGGCACTCCAAAAAAAGTATAAGTTCCATTATGAAAACCTATACCTTGAGGGTTAGCTCCTTTATTCTTTCCTTGACCACCATTACCATTTCCATCTCCACCACCTCCATTTGTTTCGTCCGGTGATAAAACGAATGCTAACATCGTTCGTACAATATCAGCAGCATTTTTATCATAGTACGTATCTACAACCTGTCCATCTTCTAATGTATAAGAAGTTAATCCGTTGCCTGACTTATCCCATAAACTATTGATAAGTGTAGTAGCATCCGCTCCACTCGGATCACTCCAATACACTGGGTTATTATCAAACGCACTATATGGTGAATAATCGTGGTGTTTTACCGGATCCATTACCATCCAACGCCCGATACCGGGATCTAACTGACGTAGATCCATTTCGTAAATGTTCAGCCCAAAAGCGTCCTCATACTCTTTACCGTTGTACTTATAAGCTTCTGCTTCTTCGCTGCGACAACTATTGGCAATATTGTTATACCCTTGGTGCTGTAACCCAAACGGGTAATAATTATTATCTTCCAGTATCTCTGTTGCAGGATTAATTGTTCCGTTACCGTCGCAATCTGCATAGCTTAACCTTACACTCACTGTGTTCAGGTCTCTTCGACGAAAACTTTCTCAAAGCTTTGCCTCGTGAATCAAAATGATCTTTGTATTTATAAACGTAAAGATACGAATTTGTTCCATTTGGTTTTACATAACCTTCTGCATGTGGAAAATTTCAATATTTTGTAAAACAGCCTCAATACGTTTGTAAAGAAGCTGTTGCAATTAATTCATTCTAACAATATATACCTTTTCTTGTCATATCTGTAGAATTTATTTCCTGTTTTGTTAATAATTTCTTCTATATTCAGTCGCGTATATTTAGCTAATTCAAGTTCATTTAAGACACTTCCGATTACATCGCAACTTTTATCTTCACTTATAATATATGGAATATAGTAATTATTGAATGTATATTCTATGAATAAACCCCATTTTCCATTATATTTTTGTCTTATAAGTTCCGCAATATAAATAGAAACATATTCTTTTACATTATTATTATTTTTACGCTTATTTAATCTTTCATTGATCAATTTTGAAACTTTACATAAGTATTCAGAGTTATTATCAAATACTAATTCAGTATTCAATACTTCTGATAATCTATCACGGTATAAATGAATATTAGAATTTATTTTTTCTATATTGCCTTTCTCTTTTTCCCAAAATGTTCCAATACCTTTTACAGGATATTTTTTTGAAGCTATCATTTCTTCCATAGATTTAACATCTAAAAAAAATATTCCTTCATCACCTCCTAAAATGGGAGGAGCCATAAGTGCGGTGCCATCTTTAAAAATTGTTACAAAACAAGAATTATAATTATTTATATATGTACTAGTAACTAATGAATGTTTTTCTCTCAAAATATTATTTATTTTTTCGCGAGAAATCACTTGATATGACAATCCTTGTGCGCTCATATTAATCTGAATAAAAAATAGTAAAAAAATTAAAAAAAATTTCATGTTGTATTATTTTAATGGTACTGGTGGTGTAGTATAATTAAATGGAATTGTTACGCCATTTTGGCTAGAAAGTTGAAACTGGATCATCATTTGTGAACCATTCATCATATACTGTGCTGTATATTGATATAGAATAATATTATTTGATGCTGCCAATGCATTTACACTTGTTGGAATAGAAACTCCCGTTGTCGTAACTAACGTTAATGATGCTGCGCTCGCTTTCGAATAGCCCCAACTTCTATAGGCTGCTGGTACAAACGATGCTAAATTAGTTATATGACCTTTTATTTGACTACTACTTGTCGAATTATATATTGTTCCATTCATTGCCTTTACTTCAAACCAAGCTGCATTTGGCACAACTATATCACTTAGAAACCATCTTTTTATTATTCCATCAGAAACTCCATCAGGAACAGTTGTTCTACTTCCGCCTTTCATTTTATTTTTATTAGCTCTATAATTATCTATAGCTCCAATTAATTGATATGAACTATGCCAAGCATTTTCGAATAAAGCACCTGTAAACTGTTCCAGCATTCCTCCTGAGCAATTACACAGTTTCTGTGCATAATTTCTCAAAGTTGATTTATCTAGTTTTTGCCATCCACCACCACCATTACCGTTTCCACCGCCATCACCATTTCCATCACCACCACCACCATTAGTTTCATCCGGTGATAAAACGAATGCTAACATCGTTCGTACAATATCAGCAGCATTTTTATCATAGTACGTATCTACAATCTGTCCATCTTCTAATGTATAAGAAGTTAATCCGTTGCCTGACTTATCCCATAAACTATTGATAAGTGTAGTAGCATCCGCTCCACTCGGGTCGCTCCAATACACTGGGTTATTATCAAACGCACTATATGGTGAATAATCGTGGTGTGTTACCGGATCCATTACCATCCAACGTCCAATATCTGGCATATAAAACCTTGCTCCATACTCATAAACATTCACTCCTAAATCTTCATTAAGTTCCTTGCCATTATACTTATACTTCTCTGCTGATTCACTGCGGTTACTGTTTACAACTTCGTTATAACCTTTGTGCTTTAACCCAAACGGGTAATAATTATTATCTTCCAGTATCTCTGTTGCAGGATTAATTGTTCCGTTACCGTCGCAATCTGCATAGCTTAACCTTACACTCACTACGTTCGGGTATCTTTCACAAAAGCTTTCTCAAAGCTTTGTCTCGTGAATCCAAATGGTCTTAGTAAATATAGTGATAAACATAATTACCAGCATTGTTTTTAACATATCCCTCTGCATGCGGAAAGATTTGTAACGTTTTTTATAAAACAGCCTCAATACGTTTGTAAAGAGGCTGTTTGGTTTTTATTACTTACCACACGAAAGATTCGTGCGGCAGCGTGGGAATCAAGATGATCTTTGTATTGATAAACGTAAAGATACGAATTTGTTCCGTTTGGTTTTACATAACCTTCAGCATGCGAGATAGCCTTATAAAACCCGAAACTATTAAATGTGCAACAGCAGTAAAGTGTTTTAATAGTAAAACAGCCTCAATACGTTTGTAAAGAGGCTGTTTGGTTTTTATTACTTACCACACGAAAGATTCGTGCGGCAGCGTGGGGACACATTCCTCGCATATTCATTTTAGCTTTACTTAAAACGAATAAGATTTTTACCTAATTGAAGTTCATAATCAATATTTTATAATATTAAAAAATTGACGTAACTATTTGATTTCCACAGGACACCTGACACATTTTGGGACACCTAGTTTTTAAAAACTCTTCAACCGAACTTTACACCTTTTACTTTTAAACTACCTTAGTATTTTCTGTAATAAAAGTTGACATACCCAGTAAAACTGTTTTAAACAACAAAAAAGCCTCACATTCCTGTAAGGCTTTTTGTATATTGCTCCCCCTCTTGGGCTCGAACCAAGGACCCTCTGATTAACAGTCAGATGCTCTAACCAACTGAGCTAAGGAGGAAACTTAAATTTTAAGTTTCTATTTTGCAATAAAAAGAAGTGTTGCTTTTTGCAACTTTGCTCCCCCTCTTGGGCTCGAACCAAGGACCCTCTGATTAACAGTCAGATGCTCTAACCAACTGAGCTAAGGAGGAAGGTGTGTTACCTTTATTGCGTTGCAAATATAGAACGATTTTTCGTTTCTACAAACATCTTTTTAAAAAAAATAGTATTTTTTTTACTTGCTTGTTATGGCTTTAAAAATGTCGTTTCCGTTTGCAAACAACAGCAAAGCAATAAGTATAACAAAACCAACTGTTTGTGCATATTCTAGGAATTTATCGCTTGGTTTTCTGCCCGAAATCATTTCGTATAATAAAAACAATACATGCCCACCATCTAATGCCGGAATTGGCAATAAATTCATTACACCTAGCATTATGGAAAGAAATGCGGTGATGCTCCAGAAGTATTCCCAACTCCATGTGTTTGGAAAAACATCATAAATTGCTTTAAAACCTCCTACTCCTTTATAAGCACCGGTATCAGGGTTCACAATCATTTTTAACTGCTTACCGTAACTTACTAATTTGTCTTTTCCTTTTTCTAAACCTATGGGAATTGATTCCAATAAACTGTAATGATCTGTATTTAATTTATAAAGCCCCAATTTTTCAGCATTTTCTAAACTAATCATTGGTGCATAGGCAATGTTTAGTTCACTGTTTGCGTTCACTTTCAACTGAATGGTTTCAGGTTTTTCGTTTCTTAATATTGTTGCTGGAATTGTTTGGTTTTTATACTTACTTAAAATGGGCTTTACTTGATCGGCAAATTTTATTTCTTCGCCATTAATACTTGTTATGAAATCTTTTGGTTTTAAAACCGCTTCATTTATAGAACCCTCTTCAACTGCTGACACAATAAAAGGAACCCTTGGCAATACAAAGCCTTTTTCTTGTTCAGATTTATTTTTTATCATTTGGTTGATAAAATCAACTGGCAGCACAATTTCTTTTTCTTGCCCGTTTCGTTCTACTAGGATTTTCTTTGCTGTGGTTAACTTTTCATTTACTTCGTTAAAACGGTCAAATCGCTCTCCATCAATAGAAATGATTTTGTCTCCAGAAACCATTCCTGCCTTTAATAATGGATTTGAAACTACCCATACGCCATCTTTTAAATCCTCATTTGCAATATATTTATCGCCATAGAACCATGTCATTCCAATGTAAATCACAAATGCCAATATAAAGTTTACGGTTACACCACCCAACATGATTATTAAACGTTGCCATGCGGGTTTGGAACGGAATTCCCATGGTTGTGGTTCTTGTTTTAGTTGGTCAGTATCCATGCTTTCGTCAATCATACCTGCAATTTTCACATAACCGCCCAAGGGCAACCAGCCAATTCCATAAACGGTTTCGCCTATTTTCTTTTTGAATAATGAAAATTTCACATCGAAGAACAGGTAGAACTTTTCTACTCGGGTTTTAAATAATTTTGCCGGAATAAAATGTCCCAGCTCATGCAATACAATTAATAATGATAAACTCAATAAAAACTGTGATAACTTAACTAATATGTCCATTAATTATAATACTTTTCTATTTTTTGATGCACAAATGTAAGCTTTTCGCTGTAGTATTTTGCACACATTTGGTTCATTTTAATTTTTTATAATTTTTTTATGATAGGTTTTTTCGGGTGTTTGAATTTCTAATAGATAAGTACCGCTTGCCAATTGCTCGGACGGATAGGGATTGCTGATGTTTTTTGCTACCAATTTTCCGTTTATCGAATAAATATTCATCGATAAAACCGTTATATCTTCGGGAATGGCTACTTCAAATGATGTTTTTGATGGATTGGGATACACTATTATTTCAGTTGGCTGTGGGGTTTCGGCAGTAGTTAACCGCACGGTATTGTCTTTTGAAACAATATCATTGAACGGATTGAATGTAACCAAATCAATCATGCCTACGCCGGTATCTACAATAAACTGTTGGTTGTTTTGTGTGTGTTGCAGCACTACTGTTTCGGTTGCGCCATTGTTGCCTGTGAATTGCAGGGTTACGGGCATTTCATAAAAAGGAACGCTTGCATGTGATGTGGTTTGGTTTAATGTGATCTTGGTTTGTGTAGTTGATAATCGTTCGGCATCTATTTGATACGAAGGATAGCCCTGACCATAAATCCAATCGTTAAAAAACTCCGTAAGATCTTTGCCTGAAACCGCCTCTAGATGTTGTTGCACTTGGGTGGTAACCGCATAATTATAGGCAATTGCAGGATCGTTCAAGAAATTGCGCATTCCTTGATAAAAATCTTCATCGCCCAACACATAGCGCAACATGTGAACCACCATAGATCCTTTATTGTAGGTTAAACGGCTGCTGAAAATTCGGTTGGCATCTAAAGCTTGGTTGTTGGTTAAATACACATTTCCTTCGGGAGATGATGTGATACTGTTTATTTTATTGCCTTTCCAATTGGTGAATGCGTTGGAACCGTCTAGTTCTTCTACAACCAAACCTGCCATGTATTCTGCAAAACCTTCGTTGATCCAAATATCATTCCAACTGCCACACGTTACTTTGTTTCCAAACCAATGGTGGGCCAATTCGTGGGCAATTAATCCACGCGAAAATCCCCCCATAAAAGAAACAGTGGTGTGTTCCATTCCTCCGCCCCAACTAAACTCTGCATGACCGTATTTTTCCGTATGAAAAGGGTATGTTCCGAACAACCGCTCAAACAAATTCATAATAGGAATTGTAACTGCCAATTGGCTCACACTTGTTGAATAATTCTCTGGATACAAGTAGTTTACCACCGGAAACGTATTGGGTGCTGTGCCTGCAGATTGATTATAAATTTGATAATCGGTTACTGCGATTGCCACCAAATAGGCCGGAATGGGGTAATTGTGTTTAAAATGCGTGGTTTTGGTGCCGTTGGTATTGCTAACTTGCGACTGCTCTACCCCGTTTGTCACTGCTACCATGGCTTCTGGAGCGGTGATATACACATCAATTGAATCTACTTTATCGTTTAGTGATTGTTTGCAAGGCCACCAGTCTTTTGCACCAAAAGGTTCAGAAAGCGTCCAAATAATGGGTGTGTTGTTGTGGTAGCTCTGCGTGAAAGCTTCGTTGTTAGTTGGCGGTACACCTTCGTAAGTTATTTTTACTTCTCCTTGTGTGCCAGCCGCAACGGTTTGTGGCAATTGAATCACCAATTCATTGTTTGCTTGGCTAAAAGCAGCTGTTTGCGTGCCTTGCGTTACCGCACTCACCGTAAGCGCATGGCTTAAATCGAACACAATGGTTTGTAAATTTTGGTTTGCCACAAACTGGGTGGTTACCGTTCCACTAATGTAGTATTGTGTGGGATCTACAGTAAATGCTAATGTATGATGTTTTACATCGTAGTTAAACGTATTGGGATTTTGTTTGAAAGCCAAACGTTTTTCTGCTGCTTGTTTTTCATACAAACGGTATTCGTCTTGCGTATTTGCTGCTATTTGAGCCACCGCAGACATGGTAAACAAACCAAATGCCAAAACAAAAAATGCTCTTTTCATAAAGATACTAATTTGCGTAAAAATACTATTATTTATTTGAAGTTAAACCGTTGATTAATTGTTTAACTCTTTATGCATTTAATTCTTTAATCGTTTATTTGGATATAACTAAAAAAGCGACTCATAACTGAATCGCTTTTATTACTAACTTAATCCGTTTGCTGACCAAACCTTTATGCATTTAAGCAAAACTTCTTTGTCGTAAACAGCCCTAAAATTATCTAAACCATATTTATCAATAAATTCAAACATTAATTTGTTTAATTCGTTATCTTTTTTCCTAATATCTTTATTTTCTTTTGATACTTTTGTGTAAAGCACTTTAGCTTCTTCAACTGTATTAAATTTTGTTAATGATAAATTATTAGTTATCCATTTATCAAAATCAACATAAAGTCCAGGTTCAAATTCTTTAGGAAGTTTTTCTATCAACTCATTACTTTCTTTTTTAAAAGTTATGTATGTACCTGAAGTGTAAAAGTCAATAGATTCTTTACAAAATTCTTTAAATTTGTCGTCTTTCAAAATAGGCTGCTCACCATTTTGAGAGTAAATAGCTACCGACGTTAGCATAAAAACTACTATTAAAACATATTTTTTCATTTTATATTATTTTTAAATTCCCATACAATCTCTGTATTTTGCAGCACATCTGCTTATTCTTCTCTCGTAATATAAATCTGCAACTTGAACATAAACATTTCCGCCTTCTTTCATCAATAATGCTTTTGATAAGTCTTCTATATAGTAACCAAAAGCCCGATCTTCACAGTCTGTTAATTGTTTATCACAATCATCACTTGTTGTTATATTATTATTTCCTAACCATTTTACAAAATAGGGAAGTAAAATTGATGAATCTTTTATTTTTATAAAATTAAATAATTCGGAATGATTATTTAATCTTATTTGGGTATAATTTTTCATAGCATTCCATTGGGCTTTTGCTACTTCTACACTTCCAAATTCAGTTTGCTCAATATTTGAATCTATCCAAGAAAAAAACTCTTGTTCTGTTGTAAAATTAAATTCTGTAACATCAATTTTTAAATTAACAACAAACTGATTTACAAGAATTTGATATTCGGTAAATTCAGCTGAATTCACATAATTGTAAAACAATTGGTCGATTTCGTTAGAGATTTGAACATTTGTTCTTTCTTGAGTTGAATTTACCTGCTCTGTTTGTTTATCCGAGTTGATACTTTCCGCATCATTGTCGCAACTCATCACGAAAATTGAAGCGATACATAGTAAAAAAAGTTTTTTCATAATTTTCTATTTTTTTAAATTTATTTTTTTGCTTCACACAATTTATAAGTATCCTTACATCCTTTCATATCGCTTTTATATTTATCTTCGGCTACAGTTGCCGCCGCATCTTTCTCTTCTGGTGATGCATCAGATAATTTCAAAGTTTTAATTGCTGTAGTATATGAATTATGCGCTGTAGTTTTACAACTTTTATAATCTTTTGCACAATCAGTTTCGGAATTTGTGGTATTTTCATTCAAAAACCATTTATCAAAACGAGCGGTTACTTCAAGAACTGGTGCATTTTCTATATATAAATAAAGTTCTCTAAACTCATTATATTTAGCCCTTTTTAAATTAAGCAAACTATTTAATTCACTAAGCGCCATTTCAGAGTTTTGAAATTGTGTTAATGAAATATTCTGATTAATCCATAATATCAATTCTCCTTTAGTTTCAATGTCAGAATAATCACCTGAATAATTTAGCTTTTCAAAAAACTCATCATGAGCAACATTTGAGTTAATAAATTCATCGGAATTTATATAATTGTAAAACAATTGATCAATATCATCATCTATTGTTGGTATCCCAGGTCGAGACTGAACATTGGATGATTCGTTAACATTTAATGATTCATTCTTAATATCAGAATCATTAGAACAAGATAGCACAAAAGCTATGCTACAAAACATTAAAATCTTCTTCATATTAAATTAAATTCTTTTTTAAATTTTACTATCCCTAAAATTAATAATTATATATATATATATATTTAACTTTTCTTTAACATTCACTAAAAAGACAACATTTCTTTTTAAATTATATACCTTTAAAATAGAACATCTTTCAATCCATAATAATTAACTACACCATTCCAATTTCCCAAAGAATTTATGTAAATTTGCCTTTTAACAATTTTTTTACTTATGTTACAGATAGCTTATATTAGAGAAAATCAGGAGAAAGTGGTGAAAGCCCTTGCAAAAAGAAATCTTGATGCTGCTGAAATGATTCAAAATGCAATCAACCTTGATGAGGAAAGAAGATCTACCCAGGTTGAACTAGACAACATCTTGGCCGAATCGAACAAGCTATCCAAAGAAATTGGCGATTTAATGCGCAATGGCGAAAAATCTAAAGCCGAAATCTTAAAGGAAAAAACCGCACAGCTAAAAGATAAAACTGCCGATTTAAAAGAGCGTTTGCAAACGGTAACAAACGATTTAACCAATCAATTGTACCAAATACCCAACACGCCAACCGATATAGTACCTGAAGGCAAAACACCTGAAGACAACTTAACCGTTTTTGAACAAGGCGAAATTCCGGTTTTGGCAGAAGGAGCTTTACCGCATTGGGAATTGGCAAAAAAATACGACATCATAGATTTTGAATTGGGTGCAAAAATTACAGGTGCAGGTTTTCCGGTTTACAAAGGAAAAGGTGCCAAATTGCAACGCGCCTTAATCAGTTATTTTTTAGATAAAAATACCGAAGCAGGTTACAACGAAGTGCAAGTGCCGCATTTAATTAACGAGGCGTCTGGTTTTGGAACGGGGCAATTGCCCGATAAAGAAGGACAAATGTATCATGCCGTTGCCGACGATTTGTATTTGATTCCAACTGCCGAAGTGCCTGTTACAAACCTTTACCGCGATGTGATTTTAAACGAAAACGAATTGCCTATTTGCAACACGGCATACACGCCTTGTTTCCGCAGAGAAGCCGGAAGTTATGGTGCACACGTGCGTGGATTAAACCGTTTACACCAGTTTGATAAGGTAGAAATTGTGCGTATTGAACATCCTGAAAAATCGTATGAAGCGTTAGACGGAATGGTGGAACACGTAAAAGAAATTTTAAACGAATTAAAATTACCATACCGCATTTTGCGTTTGTGCGGGGGCGATATGGGCTTTACATCGGCCTTAACGTATGATTTCGAAGTGTTTTCAACCGCACAAGATCGTTGGTTGGAAATTTCATCGGTATCAAATTTTGAAACCTTTCAGGCGAACCGTTTAAAATTGCGCTTTAAAGGCAAAGACGGAAAAACACAGTTGGCACACACTCTAAACGGTTCATCGCTGGCATTACCACGTGTTTTGGCAGGAATTTTAGAGAATTACCAAACACCCGAAGG containing:
- the serS gene encoding serine--tRNA ligase; the encoded protein is MLQIAYIRENQEKVVKALAKRNLDAAEMIQNAINLDEERRSTQVELDNILAESNKLSKEIGDLMRNGEKSKAEILKEKTAQLKDKTADLKERLQTVTNDLTNQLYQIPNTPTDIVPEGKTPEDNLTVFEQGEIPVLAEGALPHWELAKKYDIIDFELGAKITGAGFPVYKGKGAKLQRALISYFLDKNTEAGYNEVQVPHLINEASGFGTGQLPDKEGQMYHAVADDLYLIPTAEVPVTNLYRDVILNENELPICNTAYTPCFRREAGSYGAHVRGLNRLHQFDKVEIVRIEHPEKSYEALDGMVEHVKEILNELKLPYRILRLCGGDMGFTSALTYDFEVFSTAQDRWLEISSVSNFETFQANRLKLRFKGKDGKTQLAHTLNGSSLALPRVLAGILENYQTPEGIAIPDVLKPYCGFDKID